A portion of the Harpia harpyja isolate bHarHar1 chromosome 15, bHarHar1 primary haplotype, whole genome shotgun sequence genome contains these proteins:
- the FAM110C gene encoding protein FAM110C, whose amino-acid sequence MPTELSRAVGMHAISDLHSPLTLRLLNKGPEYLRRQMEAGSPGRRSAVERLAADKAKYVKSQRAIGAKQDPVLVPSSASESGSETCSVEGRGGGGGFGRGKGAKPLELAKAACARRAPLQHGPPIARRGTPKRQLRPDSLVIYRQKCEFGRGQSQDGSRGSLVRRIFQGSVKEKRPASPEMPRVMEDAAATEGKEPLSAKDGDRQPSGRGAERTAAAAAAVSSRAPGAGCTKERERPSEPSIPPEEAREVKRRGLHRSQSDISSRYSKSFSEFDTFFKYCGLEQEVIEDLGRENFSVVSDNVSFKIRSISVATSESDFTRHSGDEGLLEDELTEQVPSSTSVIERNARIIKWLYTCKKAKETNKVIQELA is encoded by the coding sequence ATGCCAACTGAACTCTCCCGGGCCGTGGGAATGCACGCCATCTCCGACCTCcactcccccctcaccctgcGGCTCCTCAACAAGGGGCCCGAGTACCTCCGCAGGCAGATGGAGGCAGGCAGCCCGGGCAGGAGAAGCGCCGTGGAGAGGCTGGCGGCCGATAAGGCCAAGTACGTCAAGAGCCAGCGGGCGATCGGCGCCAAGCAGGACCCCGTCCTCGTCCCGAGCTCGGCCTCGGAGAGCGGCAGCGAGACCTGCTCGGTGGAGggcagaggcggcggcgggggctttGGCCGAGGGAAGGGCGCGAAGCCCCTGGAGCTGGCCAAGGCGGCGtgcgcccgccgcgccccccTGCAGCACGGCCCCCCCATCGCCAGGCGCGGCACCCCCAAGAGGCAGCTGCGGCCGGATTCCCTGGTGATTTACCGCCAGAAATGCGAGTTCGGGAGAGGTCAGAGCCAGGACGGCTCACGGGGGAGCTTGGTGAGGCGGATCTTCCAAGGGTCCGTAAAGGAGAAGCGGCCGGCTTCCCCGGAGATGCCCAGAGTGATGGAGGACGCCGCAGCCACCGAGGGCAAAGAGCCTCTCTCGGCAAAAGACGGTGACCGTCAGCCGAGCGGCCGCGGAGCGGAGcgaaccgccgccgccgccgccgccgtgagCAGCAGAGCCCCGGGGGCAGGGTGCACGAAAGAGCGAGAGAGGCCCTCAGAACCGAGTATACCTCCTGAGGAGGCCAGGGAGGTGAAGAGGAGAGGTCTCCATCGCTCCCAGTCGGACATCAGCTCTCGCtactccaagtccttctccgagTTTGACACGTTTTTCAAGTACTGCGGCCTGGAGCAGGAGGTCATCGAGGACCTCGGGAGAGAGAACTTCTCCGTGGTGTCCGACAACGTCTCCTTCAAGATCCGCAGCATCAGCGTGGCGACATCCGAGAGCGACTTCACGAGGCACAGCGGGGATGAGGGGCTGCTGGAGGACGAACTCACAGAGCAGGTCCCGAGCAGCACCTCCGTGATCGAGCGCAACGCTCGGATAATCAAGTGGCTGTACACGTGTAAGAAAGCCAAGGAGACGAACAAGGTGATCCAGGAACTGGCATGA